In Spirochaetota bacterium, the DNA window CGTCGTACAGGTCCCAGTCGTCCGAAAGCACGCGCATTCCGTAGTCCGCGGCTTTTTCCCTCACCTCGGTGCCGGGAAAGGGGGCCAGGATGTGGAAGCCGTAGTTGGCGGACAACTGCGCCGCGAATTCGAGCGTCTTGCTGACGGTCTCGGCAGTCTCGCCGGGCAGGCCCAGAATGTAGGAGGTCATGGGATCGATACCCACCTCCTTGCACATTTCGGCCGCCCTGCGGCATTTCTCGAGCGTGGTCTTTTTCTTTACGCGGTCGAGTATCTCCTGGTTCCCGCTCTCTATGCCGAAGCACAGCGTCGTGCAGTTCGCCTCTTTCAGCTTTTTCAGTAAATCCTCCGATACCGTATCGACGCGCGCGAACGCGCCCCAGATATGGCTGATTCCCCTCCTGATCATTTCATCGCAAATAGCCATGCAGCGCGCCTTGTTCGCCGTGAACAGGTCGTCCACGACGTTGATCTGGTGGAAGCTCATCTTCGAAAGCATCTCGAACTCGTCCACCACGCGGTTCACGTCGAAATAGCGCACCTTGCTGCCCACCATGCGCCGCCCCACGCAGAAGATGCAGTTATGCGGGCAACCGCGCGAGGTGACCATATTGATGGAGAAACCCATCGCACGGTACTTGCCGAGCGCGACGAGATGGCGTGCCGGCAGCGGAAGCACGTTGATGTCGGGAATAAGGGGCCTGTCCTCGTTTTGGAGCACCGCGTTCCCTTCGCGATAGGATATTCCCGGAATGCCCGCCGGTCCCTTTTTCGCGTTCAGCGCGGTCAGCAGCTCGGTGAAGGTTATTTCGCCCTCACCGCGCACGACGCAATCGATGAACCCGGTTTTCAAAATGTTCTCCGCGTCAAAGGTGACGTGCGGTCCGCCCATCACGGTAACTATCCCGGGGGTTACTTCCTTATATTCTTTCAGTATGGAAAGGGCCTTCTTGACGTTCATGGTTACCGCGGTCGCTCCCACCACGTCCGGCTTGAAATCGGCGAGCACCTTTTTGACCCGATCGCGGGAATAGGGCTGTATGATATAATCCTCGATTATTACCTCTACGCCTTCCCGGAGAAGATAGGCCGCCAGCGACATGAGGCCGAACGGCGGCGTGGGCGATTCCTCGAAAGGATAGGGCGGATTGATAAGCAAAACCTTCATTATGTTGTCCTTTTTGTATGCGATTTCCGCCGGGAGGGGCAGGAGAACCCGGGGCGGCGGATATGTCTCCGTAATATGCATACGAACCAGTTTGTAAAGAAAATTCCGGCATCAAACGTTAAATTTCTTCCATTTGGCCGTACTCACACTAAAATATTCTTGACGCTGCCGGACGATACTCTAATGATTGCAGCTTGTGGGACGGCCGAGCCCCGATGGGTCGTGCCCGGCGCCTCCGGGCGGCTCTGACAGAGAACCCTGTCTTCCATCAGTAAAAACGAAGGTACCCAATGGTAAAAGAAAAGATATTCTGCGCGAATTGTCTCAATTGCATCGTAATCCGGCAGTATGAGTCCGAACCGGACCGGTATGTACTCAGGGTGAGATGTCTCAAAAAAAAATGGGTAAAACGCTCGGGTGAAGAGAAGCTGTACAAGTATTTCACCGTCGCCCGTAGAATCATGGACGAATGCGACATGTACACCGATGCCGGGGAACTGTTCCCCTACATCAAGAACCTTCGCAAGGAGCTCCCGATCAAGGACGAGATATACTCGACCAAGGGATGACCCATGATGCGTCTCAGCTTCTCCGGGGGAATTAATCCCCCGGAAAACAAGCATCTTACGGAAGGCGTTTCCTTTCAAAACCTCTCGATTCCCCAGATTTGCTACATCCCCATGCAGCAGCATGCGGGCAGGCCTGCGCGGGTTATTGTCGCCCCGGGCGAAAATGTCATACAGGGACAGATGATTGGCGAGGCCGACGGGCTCCTGAGCGCGCACGTGCACGCATCGATCCCTGGAAGGGTCCTGGATGTCGGCAAGCACCCCACGGTGTATGCCCGGGACACGGAGTGTGTACTGATAGAGCTTCAGGGTTCGTTCAGGTCGTCCCGGAGGGACGAAACCCCCGCGTGGGAAGCCGGTACCGGTGAAATGATCGTTTCGAAGATCGCCGCTGCCGGCATCGTAGGCCTGGGCGGCGCCGCGTTTCCCACACACGTCAAGCTCCAGCCGCCCAAAAACAAGCCTATCGACACCCTGATCGTGAACGGGGCCGAAAGCTCGCCGTATCTCACGGCGGACGACATGCTCATGAGAAGTCACCCCGAGCAGATTATAACCGGTGTGCGCATGCTGCTGAAGGCGCTCGGGATCGCCTCGGCGATTATCGGGATCGAAGACAATAAGCCCGCGGCGGCTGCGGCGCTCAGGACGGCCATAGGGAGAATCGGACCCCCCGAATCCATACAGGTGAAGGTGTTCAAGACGCGCTATCCCCAGGGCGGAGAAAGGCAGCTCATTTACGGCGCGCTGGGCCGGCAGGTTCCCTCGGGCGGGCTCCCCATGGACGCGGGGGCGGTCGTGCAGAACGTGGGAACCGTCTACGCCGTCTACGAGGCGGTCATGTTCGATAAGCCGCTCTACGAGCGCTATGTGACCGTAACCGGGGGCTGCATCGGGAATCCCGGAAATTACAAGGTACGCATAGGCACGCGCATTGCGGACCTGGTCGAGGAATGCGGCGGCCTCACCGGGAAACCCGCGAAGGTGATCATGGGCGGCCCCCTGTGCGGGACCGCACTTGATTCGCTTGAGGTGCCCGTAACCAAGGGGACCTCCGGAATCCTCTTCCTCGCCGCGCGCGAAACGCCGGGAAGTGTGGACTACCTGCCCTGCATACGCTGCGGGCGATGCGTCGCGGCCTGTCCGGCGGGCATTCTCCCTAACATGCTCGGCAAGGCGATCGAGAAGGAACGGTTCGATATCGCCGAAACGCTTCGGCCGTTCGATTGCATCATGTGCGGATCGTGCGCGTATATCTGCCCGGCCCGCAGGCCCAACAACCAGTTTATCAGGTTGGCGCAGGAAAAATTACGCCGGAAAAATACATAACAGCCCCGGACGGAACCGCCATGGCAGAAGAGAAGCAGACCATCTCCCCCGCGCTTTCGGGCGCGCCGCATATCAGATCGGACCAGTCGGTGGCCTTCATCATGTGGGTGGTGGTCCTGGCGCTGGCGCCCGCCGCGGCGTACTCGGTCTTCCTTTTCGGGACGCACGCGCTCCTGGTGATGCTGTGTTCCGTGGGCGCCGCAGTCGCGGCGGAGGCCGCCTACCGCTATGCGTTGAGAAAAAATTTCGCGTCCCTGGACGGCTCGGCCGCGATCACGGGGCTCCTGCTCGCGATGTGCATGCCGCCCCAGGCCCCCGTCTGGCTGGCCGTGACGGGCTCCGTGTTCGCGGTGATCGTCGCAAAGCAGGTATTCGGCGGTCTCGGGTTCAACATCTTCAACCCGGCCCTCGCGGGGCGCGTGTTCCTTCTGGGCGTATGGCCGGTCTACATGACCGCCTCATGGCACAGCTTCGGCGACGGCAATGTGCTCGCGGACGGCGTCATGAACGCGGCGGGGCTTTCCGGGGAGGCATTCGACGCCATTACCATGGCGACGCCGCTGGCAGCCCTCAAGGAGATGCCCGGGGTTTTTACCGGGATGAATGTCCCGCTTGACGGCCTTTACGCGACGCTCTTCTCAAACGACATGCTGCTGTCCCAGTTCCTGGGAAATACCGGGGGGTGTATCGGCGAGACCTCGGCGGTCCTGCTTCTGGCGGGGGGCCTGTTCCTGTTGTACAAGCGCATCATAACCTGGCACATCCCGTTCGCCTTCATCGCCACAGTCGCGGCATTCATGGGTATCTACTTTGCCGCGGGCGCGTTTCCGTACGTGGGACGCGCCGTGCTCTACCACCTGCTTTCGGGGGGCCTTTTCCTGGGGGCCATCTTCATGGCGACCGACACGGTCACCTCGCCGATAACCGCGAAGGGCAAGGTGCTCATGGGGATCGGCTGCGGCGTGATCACCTGCGTTATTCGGTTATGGAGCGGGTTCCCGGAGGGGGTAAGCTTTTCGATTCTCGCGATGAACGCGCTCGTTCCGCTTATTGACCGATACACCCGGCCCCGGGTATTTGGCACGTCAAAATGAATCAGTTCTCTACCATGAGCTTCCTGATTTCGCGCTTTAGTATCTTGCCCACGCCGCTCGTGGGAAGCTGGTCCATGAACTGGATCACCCTGGGCACCTTGTACGGCGCGACGTTCTCCTTCAGGTAGCCGATGATCTTTTCCTTCTCGGCCTGGTTTTTTTCTATCCCCGGCCGCAGCACGATCGCGCAGCCCACCCGCTCCGATCCCGGGCGCTCCGGGTCGGGCATGCCTATCGAGGCGCCCATCTCCACGTCCGGGTGCTTCGCGAGCACGTCGTCGAGTTCCCTGGTGAAGACCTTGAACCCCGAAACGATCACCATGTCCTTCACCCTGTCGACGATGTAGAAATATCCGTCCTCGTCCATTTTCGCCACGTCGCCGGTGTACATCCACCCGTCGCGCACGGCATTGGCCGTTTCCCCCGGCTGCTGGAAGTAGCCCGACATGACCTGCGGCCCGCGGATGGCTAGCTCGCCGGTCTCGCCAAGCTTCGCGTGCTGTCCGGTCTCGGGGTCGATAAGCTTCACGTCAGTATCCGATATCGGAAGGCCGATCGATCCCGCTCTTTTCTTTCCATAGCGCGGGTTGCAAAAGGTCACCGGGCTCGTCTCGGTCATGCCGTAGAGCTCTATAAAATTTCCCTCGCCGATTATCGACTCCAGGTCTTTGATGTATTCGGCGGGGAACGGCGCCGCGGCCGAGAGACACCAGTTGAGATGTCCCCTGAGTTGGAGAGCCCGGAAATCGGGCCTCTTCAACAGCTCGAAATAGACCGTGGGCACGTTTACCATCAGCGTAGGTTTATAGGTCTTGAGCGCGTTGATGAGAAAATGCGAGTCACGCGGATTCGGGACGCATATGACCGTCGTGCCCTGGGTTATCGTGAAACCTCCCAGCGCGAGGCCCGCGATATGGAACAGCGGAAACGCGGAAAGCGCGATATCGGAGGACTTGATGTCCAGCCAGGCGAGCACCTGTATGCGGTTGCTCATATAGCTTTTCTGCGTGAGCATGGCGCCCTTTGCCGGTCCCGTGGTCCCGCCCGTGTACATCATGAACATCATGTCGTTCCATCCGCGTTTCACCATCACCGGGCTCGCGGGAACGCTCTTGATCGCGTCCATGAAGCGCAGTACCGTTTTCCCCGGAAGCGGCGTCACCGGTCCCGTGGGTATCTTTTTCAGGAGCGTACCCAGGACCCTCTTGACGCCCGGCAGAAAATCGGCGATCCTGGAAACCACGACCGTGGTGAAGGGGGCGCTTGCGGCGACCTCCGCGAGCTTCGGGTAGAGCAGGTCCAGTGTGAACACGAGCCTGGTCCCGGAATCCTTCAACTGGTGCTCCATCTCGTGCGCCGTGAGCAGGGGCGACAGGCCCGTGGACACGCACCCGGCCTTCTGAACCGCTATTATCGCTACATAGTGCGCCGGGATATTCGGGAGGTGCAGGCCGACCACTTCGCCGGGCTTGAGCCCGCTCTTGATAAGAAAATTCGCAAGCCTGTTCGATACCTCGTCTACCTGGGTGTAACTGAGCTTCGCCCCCATATAGATGAGCGCGGTCTTATCGGGGAACTTTTTGACGGTCTCCGCGAACATCTCGGCGAACGTCTTTTCTTCATAGCTCAACGCGGGAGCCACCTTTGGATCGAAATGCTTAAGCCACGGTTTACCTTCGTACGCGTCACTCATGGAGGAGCCTCCTTCTTTCTTTTTATTGCTTCCTGTTCGCGTCTCGCGTTCGCGCCGGCGGCGTTCCGTATGTGTTCCTGAATTCGCGGGACGATACCGTCACTGGGGCTGCCTAGAAAGGGGGATCGAGGGCGGGGACGAGGGGCGTTACCGTGCGGCGAGAAGGCCGCGCGGGCACCCGGGTGCAGGCAACCGCACCCGGAGTATAGCATACAACAATATTTTGTCAACGCCGGTTTTTATTAAAGCCGGATTTCTTCCCCGACGCTGAGCGTGCGGAATACGCCAGGGAACTCGTCCCTGAACCGCCCGAGCGCCCAGTCTGAGCTGTCGTGTGGCGAGAGGGCGAGCACTTTAAGACCAAGGGACTTGAGGAGGACGATCGCCTTCTCGACGTCCGCCTCGGACAGGCCCCTCCACGGGGGGAGATCGCTTCCCACCAGCTTCTGGATATTCAGCGGCCCCAGGCGAACCCGTCCCCCCCGCACCGGGAAATGCAGCCCCCCGATAACGGCGAACACCGGCTCCCTGAACAGAAGGCGGGCCCGCTCGACGATGCGCTCGATCGTCTGGTGGCCGCAGCCGATTATCAGCGCAATGCCCTTTCCCTTGACGTGTACCGCGAGCGACTGTTCGCGGACCGGGCCCATGAGGAAGAGCTCGCGCGGAATTGCCCCGATGCTTATCACCCCCGGGGCGAGCGACTGCGGCCAGCTCACCACCTGCGTCACCGGTCCCGGGTTGTACGCCGACGGCCGGATGTCCACGGGCGCGAACACGGGTATCTTGCCCAGTTTCACCTTCCCCCGGGATATGCTGAACGTACGGGTTCGCTGTTCCTTCATGCCGCCCAGGTGGTCCAGGTGCGCATGGCTTATGAATATCATATCAAGCGCCTCCGGATCCACACCGAGTGCCTTCATATTGTCGAGAAGGGGCGACGGGTGTTCCCCCGCCGCGTTGTAACCGGTGTCCATGAGTATCCTGAGCGCACCCGCCTTCACGAGGCAGGATACGCCGGGCTCGGTTTTAAGTCCGGGCCGCGCGGCGTGAAAGTCCAGCAACGGGAGCACCGCGCATTCCTTCACTGCGCCATAATGTGCAAGCGATTCGATGCGCGTTCCCGCGATCTCGGCGAGCGCCCGCTTCCTGCCGCGCGCGAGCCGGATAAGCTTGAGACATACCGTCAATGCGGCCAGAACCAGGAGCCCGCCCAGTGTATACAGTGCCGTCATCCGCAACCTCCTCGATCCGCGGCCCGTTTTCCGGACGGTCTCCCCTGACCGCCCCGTAGAGTGCGCGCCGCTATAAAATATTATTGCATTGCATCCCCCGCGCTGTTAAATGTACATACAGTTTCTTAGGGCAGGGCGGTTTTTCGTCGAAACCGCGCCGGAACGCATCTTTACAGGAGTCGTCATGACCACTACCTATGGCGGATTTCCCCGCGAGATAATCAAGTTCTACCGGGATCTCGGGAAGAACAACAGCAAGGCATGGTTCGAAAAACACCGGGAGGAGTATGAAAACTTCGTAATGAACCCGGCCCGGGAGTTCGTCAGGGACATGGGCGGCGCACT includes these proteins:
- the rsxC gene encoding electron transport complex subunit RsxC — protein: MMRLSFSGGINPPENKHLTEGVSFQNLSIPQICYIPMQQHAGRPARVIVAPGENVIQGQMIGEADGLLSAHVHASIPGRVLDVGKHPTVYARDTECVLIELQGSFRSSRRDETPAWEAGTGEMIVSKIAAAGIVGLGGAAFPTHVKLQPPKNKPIDTLIVNGAESSPYLTADDMLMRSHPEQIITGVRMLLKALGIASAIIGIEDNKPAAAAALRTAIGRIGPPESIQVKVFKTRYPQGGERQLIYGALGRQVPSGGLPMDAGAVVQNVGTVYAVYEAVMFDKPLYERYVTVTGGCIGNPGNYKVRIGTRIADLVEECGGLTGKPAKVIMGGPLCGTALDSLEVPVTKGTSGILFLAARETPGSVDYLPCIRCGRCVAACPAGILPNMLGKAIEKERFDIAETLRPFDCIMCGSCAYICPARRPNNQFIRLAQEKLRRKNT
- a CDS encoding AMP-dependent synthetase; translation: MSDAYEGKPWLKHFDPKVAPALSYEEKTFAEMFAETVKKFPDKTALIYMGAKLSYTQVDEVSNRLANFLIKSGLKPGEVVGLHLPNIPAHYVAIIAVQKAGCVSTGLSPLLTAHEMEHQLKDSGTRLVFTLDLLYPKLAEVAASAPFTTVVVSRIADFLPGVKRVLGTLLKKIPTGPVTPLPGKTVLRFMDAIKSVPASPVMVKRGWNDMMFMMYTGGTTGPAKGAMLTQKSYMSNRIQVLAWLDIKSSDIALSAFPLFHIAGLALGGFTITQGTTVICVPNPRDSHFLINALKTYKPTLMVNVPTVYFELLKRPDFRALQLRGHLNWCLSAAAPFPAEYIKDLESIIGEGNFIELYGMTETSPVTFCNPRYGKKRAGSIGLPISDTDVKLIDPETGQHAKLGETGELAIRGPQVMSGYFQQPGETANAVRDGWMYTGDVAKMDEDGYFYIVDRVKDMVIVSGFKVFTRELDDVLAKHPDVEMGASIGMPDPERPGSERVGCAIVLRPGIEKNQAEKEKIIGYLKENVAPYKVPRVIQFMDQLPTSGVGKILKREIRKLMVEN
- a CDS encoding MBL fold metallo-hydrolase, encoding MTALYTLGGLLVLAALTVCLKLIRLARGRKRALAEIAGTRIESLAHYGAVKECAVLPLLDFHAARPGLKTEPGVSCLVKAGALRILMDTGYNAAGEHPSPLLDNMKALGVDPEALDMIFISHAHLDHLGGMKEQRTRTFSISRGKVKLGKIPVFAPVDIRPSAYNPGPVTQVVSWPQSLAPGVISIGAIPRELFLMGPVREQSLAVHVKGKGIALIIGCGHQTIERIVERARLLFREPVFAVIGGLHFPVRGGRVRLGPLNIQKLVGSDLPPWRGLSEADVEKAIVLLKSLGLKVLALSPHDSSDWALGRFRDEFPGVFRTLSVGEEIRL
- a CDS encoding RnfABCDGE type electron transport complex subunit D; the encoded protein is MAEEKQTISPALSGAPHIRSDQSVAFIMWVVVLALAPAAAYSVFLFGTHALLVMLCSVGAAVAAEAAYRYALRKNFASLDGSAAITGLLLAMCMPPQAPVWLAVTGSVFAVIVAKQVFGGLGFNIFNPALAGRVFLLGVWPVYMTASWHSFGDGNVLADGVMNAAGLSGEAFDAITMATPLAALKEMPGVFTGMNVPLDGLYATLFSNDMLLSQFLGNTGGCIGETSAVLLLAGGLFLLYKRIITWHIPFAFIATVAAFMGIYFAAGAFPYVGRAVLYHLLSGGLFLGAIFMATDTVTSPITAKGKVLMGIGCGVITCVIRLWSGFPEGVSFSILAMNALVPLIDRYTRPRVFGTSK
- a CDS encoding B12-binding domain-containing radical SAM protein codes for the protein MHITETYPPPRVLLPLPAEIAYKKDNIMKVLLINPPYPFEESPTPPFGLMSLAAYLLREGVEVIIEDYIIQPYSRDRVKKVLADFKPDVVGATAVTMNVKKALSILKEYKEVTPGIVTVMGGPHVTFDAENILKTGFIDCVVRGEGEITFTELLTALNAKKGPAGIPGISYREGNAVLQNEDRPLIPDINVLPLPARHLVALGKYRAMGFSINMVTSRGCPHNCIFCVGRRMVGSKVRYFDVNRVVDEFEMLSKMSFHQINVVDDLFTANKARCMAICDEMIRRGISHIWGAFARVDTVSEDLLKKLKEANCTTLCFGIESGNQEILDRVKKKTTLEKCRRAAEMCKEVGIDPMTSYILGLPGETAETVSKTLEFAAQLSANYGFHILAPFPGTEVREKAADYGMRVLSDDWDLYDANQSVCHAGGISPEEIDRIVNEFNSSIHRYVADIAPRKAKGETLTDRDEEILRSIETFVFNRKIILEELVEAYPGVTNGASRDEVMKNFTEYLNAKTGSTKEFIGGELGRLVRLGCLDVQSVPTGSTVRWS